One genomic segment of Scylla paramamosain isolate STU-SP2022 chromosome 11, ASM3559412v1, whole genome shotgun sequence includes these proteins:
- the LOC135104618 gene encoding uncharacterized protein LOC135104618, with translation MPNILDLLLTSNSAYAVILSSPLSSSDHNLISRPISVCRAGRITKVIVSGMEAYIPHSFSRPKPSELWFNTPYSCAIDDREVAHKRYLSLPLPESHALYIYARNHARRQTPAKPTQICRYCNRKGHSTEDCHTRTAELRQERLLRQVLAVGGYLAAASPSITPHLQPFLQSRRTTTPSNMVRPDRHRHQFKVISANVRGLRTNIGDLTHNCVLQHGADAVVVTEAWLNGEVEPSFGKIGGYTHWARRDRQDRAGGGVAVCFRERVQAQQLDVDTPPQLEVMFFRVVLANHSALLLCAMYCPPPPRQGPDSLLYLKEALDVLLVTHRCQHILLVGDLNHHLERDTYKNLLTVQGLKDHVTFPTHERGGTLDHVISDLEEDTFSCHQLGLVGSSDHHAVLTQVDMGVARDEATTRTVWLWDRADWGSLRRDLRRTDWPSILQGGAEVQALAFTSRLLALQEQHVPHREFVARPTDQPWFGYRCRVAAEAKYSAWLRYKQSPTQRNKDLHRAACKRMVTTCRWAVGRWKEDLQRQLVGPGVGNKTWWSLVKGRQGLNRQDTVPSLTRPDGTVATSSKDKAQLLATLFAGKMEVDDPERSPPLLEQQCRETVTKVKVTQGLVERLLQGLDVQKATSPDNISPHVLKQCARELAVPLTTVFSACLWENTWPLVWKEARVVPVHKRSSSLSSDLGGPPSDLLMLLTGDWQDALDGGLDSVVVALDIAGAFDRVWHGGLLEKLRAKGIQGDLFQLLGDYLQGRTLQVNGQASESLPVRASVPQGSVLEPVLWNIYVDDLLRHLPAVSAYADDCALSCTYPRHESESVKILGVEVNRGLRFDRHALVVFHKAQVQGVPHLAGLRLPTRVTSRDTRTVLSSGDSVEVPRSRSSEHQRAFWGRVSRLWNSSGGRSESTAEQGYASSEGKTQAHS, from the exons atgcccaacattcttgatcttctCCTAACCTCcaattctgcttatgctgtcatcctctcttctccgttgagctcctcagatcacaatctcatatct agacccatctctgtgtgccgtGCCgggcgcataacaaaggtgatagtgtccggcatggaggcgtacattcctcactctttttctcgacctaaaccttccgaactttggtttaacacacccTACTCTTGTGCTAtagatgatagagaggtggcccacaagaggtacttgagccttccattaccagaatctcatgcactttatatttatgcccggaaccatgccag GAGACAGACCCCAGCCAAACCCACGCAGATTTGCCGGTACTGCAATCGGAAGGGCCACAGTACTGAAGACTGCCACACCAGGACTGCTGAGTTGAGGCAGGAGCGACTGCTACGGCAGGTCCTCGCAGTGGGGGGATACTTGGCCGCTGCCTCCCCATCAATAACACCACACTTGCAGCCCTTTCTGCAGTCTC GCCGAACCACAACTCCCTCCAACATGGTAAGGCCcgaccgccaccgccaccaattCAAGGTTATCTCCGCCAATGTACGTGGTCTCCGAACGAACATCGGAGACCTAACCCACAACTGTGTACTACAACACGGTGCAGATGCAGTTGTGGTGACGGAGGCCTGGCTGAACGGAGAGGTGGAGCCATCGTTCGGCAAAATAGGTGGCTACACTCACTGGGCCAGGAGAGACCGACAGGATAGAGCTGGAGGCGGAGTGGCTGTCTGCTTCAGGGAGAGAGTGCAGGCACAACAACTCGACGTGGACACGCCGCCTCAGCTGGAGGTGATGTTCTTCCGGGTTGTGCTGGCCAACCACTCTGCCCTCCTGCTGTGCGCCATgtactgccccccccccccccggcaGGGGCCTGACTCGCTCCTGTACCTCAAGGAGGCCCTAGATGTCCTCCTTGTGACTCACCGCTGCCAACACATCTTGCTTGTGGGtgacctcaaccaccacctggAGCGCGACACCTACAAAAACCTCCTGACGGTGCAGGGCCTGAAGGACCATGTGACCTTCCCCACTCATGAGCGGGGCGGGACCCTGGACCACGTCATATCCGATCTGGAGGAGGACACATTCAGCTGCCACCAGCTGGGTCTCGTGGGCAGCTCTGACCACCATGCTGTCCTGACCCAGGTGGACATGGGTGTGGCTCGTGACGAGGCCACCACTCGCACAGTCTGGCTATGGGATAGGGCAGACTGGGGCTCCCTTCGCCGAGACCTGCGCAGGACTGACTGGCCTTCCATCCTGCAGGGTGGAGCGGAGGTACAGGCGCTAGCCTTCACTTCCCGCCTCTTGGCGCTCCAGGAGCAACACGTGCCCCACCGTGAGTTTGTCGCCAGACCAACGGACCAGCCTTGGTTTGGCTACCGCTGCCGCGTTGCCGCCGAGGCGAAGTATTCTGCGTGGCTCCGCTACAAGCAGAGTCCTACTCAGCGCAACAAAGACCTACATCGTGCGGCCTGCAAGAGGATGGTGACGACTTGCCGGTGGGCCGtagggaggtggaaggaggacCTGCAGCGCCAGCTAGTAGGCCCTGGAGTGGGCAACAAGACTTGGTGGTCCCTTGTTAAGGGCAGACAGGGACTCAACCGTCAAGACACTGTCCCTTCTCTCACAAGGCCCGACGGAACGGTGGCCACCAGCAGCAAGGACAAAGCCCAGCTGCTGGCCACCCTCTTCGccgggaagatggaggtggacgATCCTGAAAGGTCACCGCCTCTTCTGGAGCAGCAGTGCAGAGAGACTGTAACCAAGGTGAAGGTGACGCAGGGACTTGTCGAGCGTCTGCTGCAGGGGCTCGATGTACAAAAAGCTACCAGTCCCGACAACATCAGCCCGCACGTTTTGAAACAATGTGCCCGTGAGCTGGCTGTACCCCTCACCACAGTCTTCTCTGCCTGCTTATGGGAAAATACCTGGCCCTTAGTGTGGAAAGAGGCCCGGGTAGTTCCCGTACACAAGAGGAGCTCCAG tttgagttcagacctgggcggtccaccttccgatctcctcatgctcctcaccgGGGACTGGCAGGACGCCCTTGACGGCGGCCTCGACtctgttgtggtggccctggatatagcgggcgccttcgacagggtctggcacggGGGCCTTCTGGAAAAGCTGAGGGCAAAGGGGATCCAGGGTGACCTCTTTCAGCTCCTTGGCGACTACCTCCAAGGAAGGACCCTCCAGGTCAATGGGCAAGCGTCCGAGTCCCTCCCGGTGAGAGCGTCAGTGCCACAGGGCTCGGTGCTGGAGCCAGTCCTGTGGAACATCTACGTGGACGATCTTCTCCGACACCTGCCGGCGGTCTCAGCTTATGCTGACGATTGCGctctctcctgtacctaccCTCGACACGAAAGT GAGTCCGTCAAGATTCTGGGGGTGGAGGTGAATCGAGGGCTGCGGTTTGACCGCCAcgcccttgtggtgttccaTAAGGCACAGGTACAgggtgtgccacatctggcgggactacggctgcccaccagagtcacctcccgggacacgagaacggtgttatccagtggtgactcagtggaagtgccgcgttcccgctccagcGAACACCAGCGCGccttttgggggcgagtctccagactgtggaac